The nucleotide sequence ATTTTTTTTATTGAGAGAACGTCATTTATCGCAATAACTGCAGGATTTTTCAGTGGGCAGACTCACGTATGTGTCAGCATATTTTGCAGCTATTTCTGGTATAGAGAAACACCTCTTTCGATAATTACCTACCTTTCTCATTTGAGAATAATTATTGTTAAGCTTGAGATGACGCAGCTTCCGGCTTTAACTCACAAATGAAATGCCTTTTATAACAACATTTTCAGGGGATTCGCCGGACAATCTACTTACTTGACAGTTAACAGCCCAAATTAAAAAATCACTGCTATTAAAACGATTTCCCTCCCGATACTTGGGGGAATTTACAGATTTATTGTTAATTTATTGTTAAAAGGCTGGTATGCAGTGAGTAGTCAGACGTTAAAAAAAGCAGGACTCAAGGTCACACTTCCCCGACTAAAAGTACTGGAAGCAATGGAGTCATTGGTTGGAACCCATGTCAGTGCAGAAGATGTGTATAAACTGTTGCTGGAAACAAAGACGGATATTGGTCTGGCTACTATTTACCGCATTCTGAATCAGTTTGAAGAAGTGGGGTTATTAACCCGCCACCATTTTGATGGTGCTGTCGCCCGGTTTGAGCTGAAGTCTTCCTCACATCACGACCATATGATCTGCGCTGACAGTGGCGAAATTATTGAGTTTATTGATCCGGTCATTGAAGCAAGACAAAAAGAGATCGCCAGAGAAAAAGGCTATGAGTTACTAGGTCATAGTCTTATATTGCGTGTTAAGTCAGCAGAAAAAAGCGCTTAAAAAATCTGTCTGGCATAAAAATATCAGTAGTCGCATAAAGAATAAAAAGCCCGGAATTAATCCGGGCTTAAAGTTAAACTATTCAGCTCAGGCAGTATGATGCTTTTGCTTGCCAGAATGCAGGTTAGTGGTTTGACCGTTTTTTGCCAGTCCAATCTTTTTCCATTCAGCTCGCATCATCAGAAGGACAACCAGCGACAGGGCAATATTCGATAGCGGCACGGCCAGCCAGATACCTTTGATATCCAGATACATTGGCAGCACCAGCAGAAATGGTAGCTGTATCAGCATGTTTGCCATGGTAACGAAAGTGGCCTTGCGACCCAGTCCCAGAGACTGGAAAAAGACGCCTGCACTGAAAATCAAACCATCCAGAAACATCGCGGCCAGATGTAACCGCAGCCCCAGCTTGGCAGCATTGAAGAAGGCTGGATCATCACTGTTAAACAACAGGATAATCGGGTCCGCAAACAGGTTAACGACAATGACTGCCAATACGCCGGAACCAACAGCTACCCAGAGCATTCGGCTTACAAACTGCTTCATCCGGGCAAAACGTTCAGCACCATAATTGTAACTGATCAGGGGTTGTGTACCCGCTGCAACACCTTCTGCAAACATGTAGTAAAGTGTGGCAATGTAGCCGACCACCGCAAATGCACCGACATTGACAGCGTCACTGTATTTCATAAACAGATAGTTATGAATCGCTGTGATAAAGCTGAAATAAGAGT is from Endozoicomonas gorgoniicola and encodes:
- the fur gene encoding ferric iron uptake transcriptional regulator: MSSQTLKKAGLKVTLPRLKVLEAMESLVGTHVSAEDVYKLLLETKTDIGLATIYRILNQFEEVGLLTRHHFDGAVARFELKSSSHHDHMICADSGEIIEFIDPVIEARQKEIAREKGYELLGHSLILRVKSAEKSA